One stretch of Acanthochromis polyacanthus isolate Apoly-LR-REF ecotype Palm Island chromosome 16, KAUST_Apoly_ChrSc, whole genome shotgun sequence DNA includes these proteins:
- the tmem214 gene encoding transmembrane protein 214: MASNNGSAGKWEVVKKGKKNNSSGGGKDTTDKKTGSGGRKALGESNQPSRPPLKMSETLFDGFEKMGKKQNKEQVPPPADPQNKKASSTKPSKKSHSSNTVTPATHKTLEEAFKALDVGDLKQQLARSQTLFPENPSVWVKDLAGYLNLNLTAPENEPTLSSYAHDYPYCLTGKELRGVIKGLIGRCSNILPDFFDHCVYTMLRELDRQSGEPLHGYRVCIQAILQDKPRIATQNLPEYLELLRSVQNRPVKCLTIMWALGQAGFYDLSQGLRVWLGIMLPVLGVKSLSSYAIAYLERLLLLHANLTKGFGIMGPKEFFPLLDFAFMPKNALSSSLQEQLRRLYPRLKALAFGAKPESTLHTYLPSFLSRATPHCPDDMKRELLSSMTECLCVDVQSLGVWRQLYTKHLPQSSLLLNHLLKSWNVLPPKLRKNLEETIQSFRVTNEEMRDTVESNDLQECNHLCQNLQVKMRGHGFPWSKLLMVLLVFVAGFIAHDIRSHHSVADSTTARYLHSSGIIAVSQQAWSKITVYSKQGFSWLETSTPYYYSECVRVLGPLMEQGLEKAKAAAIFIAENATQFGLWVKETTPLVIEWVNTNTPDSVFQVLAYLKELLMFLHQNYILPALAYISDLLQQAWTNLQDSCNGEVSISCLQGHALSLTNSTWQLLQHTTSAIKTWAQDLLTRAG; the protein is encoded by the exons ATGGCTTCGAATAATGGCTCAGCCGGCAAATGGGAGGTAGTGAagaaagggaagaaaaacaacagctcAGGGGGAGGCAAGGACACGACTGACAAAAAGACAGGCAGCGGAGGAAGGAAAGCCCTGGGCGAATCAAACCAGCCATCCAGAC CACCCCTGAAGATGTCAGAGACTTTGTTTGATGGCTTTGAGAAAATGGGAAAGAAACAGAACAAGGAGCAAGTTCCTCCACCTGCCGATCCTCAAAACAAGAAGGCCTCATCGACTAAACCATCCAAGAAATCACACTCCAGCAATACAGTCACACCTGCAACTCACAAGACCCTCGAGGAAGCTTTCAAAGCT TTGGATGTTGGGGACCTGAAGCAGCAGTTGGCTCGCAGTCAAACCCTGTTCCCAGAAAATCCTTCTGTTTGGGTCAAAGACCTGGCAGGATACCTCAACCTCAATCTGACTGCACCAGAGAATGAGCCCACACTCAGCAGCTATGCTCACG ACTACCCATACTGCCTTACAGGAAAAGAGCTGAGAGGTGTGATCAAAGGCCTCATTGGACGATGCAGCAACATTCTGCCAGATTTCTTCGACCACTGTGTTTACACTATGCTCAGGGAGCTGGACAGACAGTCAG GTGAACCTCTGCATGGCTACAGAGTTTGCATTCAGGCAATCCTCCAGGACAAACCCAGAATAGCCACCCAAAACCTGCCAGAg TATTTGGAGTTATTGCGGTCTGTTCAGAATCGACCAGTGAAGTGTTTGACCATCATGTGGGCTCTGGGCCAAGCTGGATTTTATGACCTCAGCCAGGGACTAAGAG TGTGGCTGGGCATCATGCTTCCTGTTTTAGGGGTGAAGTCTTTATCTTCATATGCCATTGCCTATCTGGAGAGACTTCTACT acTTCATGCAAACCTGACAAAGGGATTTGGCATCATGGGTCCTAAAGAGTTTTTTCCTCTACTTGATTTTGCCTTCATGCCAAAGAATGCTCTGTCATCAAG TCTACAGGAGCAGCTGAGACGTTTGTATCCTCGGCTGAAGGCCCTCGCATTTGGAGCCAAGCCTGAGAGCACATTACACACATACCTGCCGTCTTTTCTGTCCAGAGCCACACCACACTGTCCAGATGATATGAAGAGAgag CTACTCAGCAGTATGACAGAGTGCTTGTGTGTGGATGTGCAGAGTCTAGGAGTGTGGAGGCAGCTCTACACCAAACACTTACCCCAGTCCAG TCTGCTGTTAAACCACTTGCTGAAGTCTTGGAATGTCCTGCCACCAAAA CTGCGAAAGAACCTTGAAGAAACAATCCAGTCCTTCCGAGTGACCAATGAAGAGATGAGAGACACTGTTGAATCTAATGACCTCCAGGAGTGCAATCATCTGTGCCAG AATCTGCAGGTGAAGATGCGTGGTCACGGGTTCCCCTGGTCCAAACTGCTTATGGTTCTGCTTGTGTTTGTCGCTGGTTTCATTGCCCATGACATCAGATCTCATCACTCCGTTGCAG ATTCCACCACAGCCAGGTATCTGCACTCTTCAGGGATCATAGCTGTATCTCAGCAGGCCTGGAGCAAAATAACAGTCTACTCAAAGCAGGGTTTCAG CTGGTTGGAGACCAGCACTCCTTATTATTACTCTGAGTGTGTGCGAGTTTTGGGGCCACTAATGGAACAAGGTTTGGAGAAGGCAAAAGCAGCAGCCATCTTCATCGCTGAAAACGCTACACAGTTTGGCCTATGGGTCAAAGAAACGACACCGCTGGTCATAGAATGG GTAAACACCAACACCCCTGACagtgtgttccaggtgttggCATATTTGAAGGAGCTCCTTATGTTCCTCCATCAGAATTACATCCTGCCAGCACTTGCGTACATATCTGACCTTTTACAACAAGCGTGGACCAACCTACAAGACTCCTGCAA cggGGAGGTTTCAATATCATGTCTGCAAGGCCATGCTTTGTCCCTGACCAACTCAACGTGGCAGCTCCTCCAACACACAACTTCAGCCATCAAGACGTGGGCTCAGGATCTTCTAACACGTGCAGGATAA